In the genome of Hydractinia symbiolongicarpus strain clone_291-10 chromosome 5, HSymV2.1, whole genome shotgun sequence, one region contains:
- the LOC130645555 gene encoding zinc finger protein 181-like, which produces MANIEDTEITVFQQQENNQTDPPNDLTSFQFVPDKIVDFSISQDGQRSYRVRWKDSWLTEELLSLTYQDLINNFWNTAAANANKSENAEKVKVKQVKPNNIKIINKQGQFDTQYQHITPQQTISVTTPSSVNNDVHAVNLKDISEAATAANLLEHGPLIKGTTVLPKMQNQGVNPNSLTSIVVNSDVSLASGLQYPDMPPTMLNAPLPKYQQALQQQINVQQQPLAENSETGKVTFPKHVFSQARFVNKKQQQQMVASEQPRVTCDICQKSLKTKKMLWAHKVAVHFGGNFPCEICGKKCITGAELRRHLTSHSAERKFVCQYCGLAYKRWSHLYQHLRVHEEEKNFRCDVCHINFKVQSELKDHCFAEHSNGDMVQCSVCKHKLQTPLAVYHHSMKHTGTRDFICEICGSNFKRKQHLVTHMKTHLTENKAADGSTETYECQVCDLTFSLKMELKAHCESAHPLEGSETATCKTCNKRLNLSHSVYLHGLRHCGSRDFQCDECQQLFKRKAHLLRHKLDRHPEVPRERKKRAVQNEPIVCHLCRRTFKYKTALVKHMAGQHGVLPKSDYSSDSGIVFKKGIKKPHQCEKCLKRFKSKGSLGKHKLNKHGIGAEVSILIQYGEENETQNASSIHENVVEIDGDNASATMVPASSIMLAESNSGHTEEENINLEIKAGAEETSEKMQVDDDITSAGREVITAGGGNVASIVASARQSGMVKDPPRQVITVDQETGQLILIESSGVIEEEESTVTEEKEQMDASTDHGQVVGIQSDGADSSTIQNNQGQVISVQPDPMQTSTSVSTPQESNSDDVTALSQANGQIAVGSLNQQVSLGQIINQDGVTLTTMPIQSVQGLTGTENIIDFTQSNNEQIVVLLSALNSQGMQPM; this is translated from the coding sequence GATGGACAGAGGTCATATCGAGTAAGATGGAAGGATTCTTGGTTAACAGAGGAATTGTTGTCATTGACTTATCAAGACCTCATCAACAACTTTTGGAATACTGCTGCAGCAAATGCTAATAAATCCGAGAATGCTGAGAAAGTCAAAGTGAAACAAGTTAAACCCAACAAcatcaaaattataaataagCAAGGACAATTTGATACACAGTACCAACACATTACACCCCAACAGACTATTTCAGTCACAACTCCATCATCTGTAAACAATGATGTTCATGCTGTTAATCTAAAAGACATCAGTGAAGCTGCCACTGCTGCTAACTTGCTTGAGCATGGACCATTAATAAAAGGAACAACGGTGTTACCAAAGATGCAAAATCAAGGAGTAAATCCAAACTCATTGACTTCTATTGTTGTCAATAGTGATGTATCTTTAGCAAGTGGCTTGCAATACCCTGACATGCCTCCAACAATGCTTAATGCACCACTTCCGAAATATCAACAAGCCCTACAACAACAAATTAATGTACAGCAACAACCACTTGCAGAAAATTCTGAAACTGGAAAAGTGACCTTTCCAAAGCATGTGTTTTCACAAGCTCGATTTGTAAATAAGAAACAACAGCAGCAGATGGTTGCTTCTGAGCAGCCACGTGTGACCTGTGATATCTGTCAAAAGTCTCTTAAGACTAAGAAAATGTTATGGGCACATAAAGTTGCAGTTCATTTTGGTGGTAATTTTCCCTGTGAGATATGTGGCAAGAAGTGCATCACAGGTGCAGAGTTGCGTCGCCACTTGACATCACATTCTGCTGAACGTAAATTCGTTTGTCAATACTGTGGCCTTGCTTACAAAAGATGGTCACACTTATATCAACATTTGAGAGTACATGAGGAAGAGAAGAATTTTAGATGTGATGTGTGCCATATTAATTTTAAGGTACAATCTGAATTGAAAGATCATTGTTTTGCTGAACATTCTAATGGTGACATGGTTCAGTGTAGTGTTTGTAAGCACAAACTTCAAACACCATTGGCTGTTTATCACCACAGTATGAAGCACACTGGGACGAGAGATTTTATTTGTGAGATTTGTGGATCAAACTTTAAACGTAAGCAGCATCTTGTTACACACATGAAAACTCACTTGACTGAAAACAAAGCAGCAGATGGATCAACAGAGACCTATGAGTGCCAGGTCTGTGACCTCACTTTTAGTTTAAAGATGGAACTAAAAGCTCATTGTGAGAGCGCACATCCATTGGAAGGTAGTGAAACAGCCACATGTAAGACATGCAACAAGCGGCTAAATCTTTCTCATTCTGTCTACTTGCATGGTTTGAGACATTGTGGATCAAGAGATTTTCAGTGTGACGAATGTCAGCAATTGTTCAAAAGAAAAGCTCATTTGCTTCGTCATAAATTAGACAGACATCCTGAAGTTCccagagaaagaaaaaagagagCTGTacaaaatgagccaattgtgtGCCATCTTTGTAGGCGAACTTTCAAATATAAAACTGCTTTGGTCAAACATATGGCTGGGCAGCATGGTGTACTACCCAAGTCAGATTATTCATCTGACAGTGGAATTGTGtttaaaaaaggaataaaaaagcCCCACCAGTGTGAAAAATGCCTTAAACGATTCAAATCCAAAGGAAGTCTGGGAAAACATAAGTTGAACAAGCATGGCATTGGTGCAGAAGTGAGCATACTTATCCAGTATGGTGAAGAAAATGAGACTCAAAATGCATCAAGTATTCATGAAAATGTTGTAGAGATTGATGGGGATAATGCATCAGCTACTATGGTCCCTGCATCTTCGATTATGCTTGCAGAATCCAATAGTGGTCACACTGAAGAAGAAAACATAAATCTTGAGATAAAAGCTGGTGCTGAAGAAACTTCTGAAAAAATGCAAGTTGACGATGATATTACAAGTGCTGGCAGGGAAGTCATCACTGCAGGTGGTGGCAATGTTGCTAGTATTGTTGCTAGTGCAAGGCAATCTGGAATGGTCAAGGATCCTCCAAGACAAGTCATCACAGTTGACCAAGAGACTGGTCAGCTTATTTTAATTGAATCTAGTGGTGTAATTGAAGAAGAAGAGTCAACCGTTACTGAAGAGAAAGAACAAATGGATGCATCTACTGATCATGGACAAGTTGTTGGTATTCAGTCAGATGGTGCTGATTCATCGACTATCCAAAACAATCAGGGTCAAGTAATTTCTGTCCAACCTGATCCAATGCAGACAAGTACTTCTGTAAGCACACCACAGGAGAGCAACTCTGATGATGTCACTGCATTATCACAAGCAAATGGTCAAATTGCTGTTGGGTCATTAAATCAGCAAGTGTCTCTTGGTCAAATTATCAACCAAGATGGAGTGACGTTGACAACGATGCCAATTCAATCTGTGCAAGGTTTAACCGGTACTGAAAATATAATCGATTTTACACAAAGTAACAATGAACAGATCGTGGTGCTGTTATCGGCTTTAAATTCCCAGGGTATGCAGCCCATGTAA
- the LOC130645556 gene encoding recQ-mediated genome instability protein 1-like, with translation MESSILACSHFLKSKSIKAQKDWLEACIEWLTEENNGVLSIKDLKEQVYEQWLLSDLREIAEVSFPPSLSSIKGTKTIGGIFAVQVNSIIDIGHSAYSQLQKIKGQELDYNEEGEEEDNTKEFFKRGTKTANTRDTTKWKEVSSRMLFMELHDGCQSVKGLEYQPIKHLNIENIMPGAKVLLTGLLTIRDGMFLLKAENIKLLGGNSEQLLTSHSQSKILKDILHIEDNVEEENVTQAPVQNNLQQQQPSAMSDSSNRNQQYQIQTQISTNQNQINKSMQRQQHSTSYATSKQASTSHKKSNTNTTASFTSTASCTLTKPKNVLNLSENFFDDSFGHMEMDDWDFSPGLKGKTKNSQRKDSESIYVSHDDIPVSNLLKRSKKLSKKQTKFIPPLKNEASDQNKQNECIFGSLKEKNNMLDLEIDDDLFADDIELLDNVDKGFNQKRTSLIAQQTSRDFSKQNKRLCKENTNNNRNSSSKLKNNNPAVLCTEKNSINNKLSSLDDGCLIPEPNLDDFFTDDDENMHFFENVPNVAPQVVPAVSLDYNACVKGIKMSEMVGTTEPIRELFSVKGWFKTLSSELKFDGMFKLLAIMTNGTCYAEVLLGDEALSNLIGYSAKQVQQAASNQISKREKVLIKQALKNAEHALEVNKWLMHFLYDEQENIYKVVKMQSLES, from the exons aTGGAAAGTAGTATATTAGCATGTTCTCATTTTCTGAAGTCAAAATCAATCAAAGCTCAAAAGGATTGGCTGGAAGCTTGTATTGAATGGTTAACAGAAGAAAATAAT GGTGTACTAAGCATAAAAGACTTAAAAGAACAAGTTTATGAACAATGGCTGCTCTCGGATTTGAGAGAAATTGCAGAAGTATCATTTCCACCATCATTATCTagtataaaaggaacaaaaacaaTAGGGGGAATATTTGCAGTTCAG GTAAACAGTATTATCGACATAGGACATTCTGCATACTCTCAACTTCAAAAAATTAAAGGACAAGAATTAGATTATAATGAAGAAGGAGAAGAGGAAGACAatacaaaagaattttttaaaagaggAACCAAGACAGCCAACACTAGGGATACCACCAAG TGGAAAgaagtctcatcaagaatgttGTTTATGGAGCTGCATGATGGTTGTCAAAGTGTGAAAGGTCTGGAATACCAACCAATCAAACATCTTAATATAGAAAATATCATGCCTGGTGCAAAG GTTCTGTTAACTGGCCTTTTAACAATTAGAGATGGCATGTTTTTACTAAAAGCTGAAAATATAAAGTTATTAGGTGGAAACAGCGAGCAGTTATTGACAAGTCATAGCCAGTCAAAgattttaaaagatatttt GCACATTGAAGATAATGTTGAAGAAGAAAATGTAACACAAGCTCCTGTTCAAAATAATCTACAACAGCAGCAACCAAGTGCAATGTCCGATAGTTCAAATAGAAATCAACAATATCAAATTCAAACACAAATAAGCACcaatcaaaatcaaataaacaaaTCAATGCAACGACAACAACATTCAACTTCCTATGCAACAAGCAAGCAAGCATCTACTTCACATAAAAAGTCAAATACAAATACAACAGCTTCTTTCACCTCAACGGCTTCTTGCACTCTTACTAAACCTAAAAATGTCTTGAatctttctgaaaatttttttgatgacagTTTTGGTCACATGGAAATGGATGATTGGGATTTCAGTCCTGGTTTAAAAGGAAAAACCAAAAATTCTCAGCGAAAAGACTCTGAATCAATCTATGTAAGTCACGACGATATCCCGGTTTCTAATTTACTCAAAAgatcaaaaaaattatcaaaaaagcaaacaaagtTTATTCCTCCATTAAAAAACGAGGCATCTGATCAGAACAAACAAAATGAGTGTATATTTGGCAGTTTGAAAGAGAAGAATAATATGCTGGATTTAGAAATTGATGACGACTTGTTTGCAGATGATATTGAATTACTTGATAATGTTGATAAAGGTTTTAACCAAAAAAGAACAAGTTTAATTGCCCAACAAACTAGTAGAGATTTtagcaaacaaaataaaagactTTGCAAAGAAAACACTAACAACAACAGAAATAGCAGTAGTAAACTTAAGAATAATAACCCTGCAGTTCTGTGTACTGAAAAAAACTCCATAAATAATAAACTTTCTTCGCTTGATGATGGATGTTTAATTCCAGAACCAAATCTTGATGATTTTTTTACCGACGATGatgaaaatatgcatttttttgaaaatgttccaAATGTAGCACCTCAAGTTGTTCCAGCTGTTTCCTTAGACTATAATGCATGTGTAAAAG gGATAAAAATGTCAGAAATGGTTGGAACAACGGAACCCATAAGAGAATTGTTTTCTGTTAAA GGATGGTTTAAAACGCTCTCGTCAGAATTGAAGTTTGACGGTATGTTTAAACTACTAGCAATTATGACAAATGGAACTTGTTATGCGGAAGTTCTTCTTGGAGATGAg GCATTGTCAAATTTAATTGGGTATTCTGCAAAGCAAGTTCAGCAAGCAGCATCCAATCAAATATCCAAACgagaaaaagttttaataaaacag gcCTTAAAAAATGCTGAGCATGCATTGGAAGTGAATAAATGGCTTATGCATTTCTTGTACGATGAACaggaaaatatatataaagtcGTCAAAATGCAATCTCTTGAATCTTGA
- the LOC130645559 gene encoding cytoplasmic tRNA 2-thiolation protein 1-like yields MPVKCTNSCNNNAVLKRPKTGDKLCKECFYNVFEEEIHNTVVNYNLFKPGDTVAIGASGGKDSTVLAYIMKTLNDRYNYGLNLILLSIDEGITGYRDDSLETVKRNKVQYDLPLKILSYEELYGWTMDAIVQHVGRSNNCTFCGVFRRQALDRGAMMVGANKIVTGHNADDVAETVLMNILRGDIARLRRCTSITTGSDGGLPRCKPFKYTYEKEIVMYAYFKKLDYFSTECIYSPNAYRGYARAYLKDLEAIRPSCIIDIIHSGECMSVKTEVKMPKQGLCTKCGYISSQTLCKACVLLEGLNRGLPKLGIGKVHRGKGKAILDLVIQETLSKQSSMASLTNSSSSLNSTDSSAPNKTGCSNQCDQCECSTDETAKKIQNIAIDF; encoded by the exons ATGCCAGTGAAATGTACCAATTCGTGTAATAACAATGCTGTCTTGAAAAGACCAAAAACG GGTGATAAATTATGTAAAGAATGTTTTTACAATGTGTTTGAAGAAGAAATTCACAATACTGTTGTCAATTATAATCTTTTTAAACCTGGAGATACAGTGGCTATTGGTGCTTCAGGAGGAAAAG ATTCAACAGTTTTAGCATACATTATGAAAACATTAAATGATCGATATAATTATGGTTTAAATCTTATTTTGCTGTCAATTGATGAAGGAATTACTGGATATCGTGATGACTCTCTGGAG acagtaaaaagaaataaagtacAGTATGACTTACCATTGAAAATTTTATCTTACGAA GAATTATATGGCTGGACCATGGATGCGATTGTACAGCATGTGGGGAGATCAAACAACT GTACATTTTGTGGGGTATTTCGAAGACAAGCTCTTGATAGAGGTGCTATGATGGTAGGAGCAAATAAAATTGTCACAG gaCATAATGCTGACGATGTTGCTGAAACTGTCTTAATGAACA ttttaagaGGCGATATTGCTAGACTACGTAGATGTACCTCGATAACTACA GGTTCAGACGGTGGCTTGCCACGATGCAAACCTTTTAAATACACATACGAGAAAGAGATTGTAAT GTACGCTTATTTTAAGAAGCTGGATTACTTCTCTACTGAGTGTATCTACTCTCCTAATGCATATAG ggGCTACGCTAGAGCATACTTAAAAGATTTGGAAGCAATACGCCCTAGTTGTATAATAG ATATTATACATTCTGGTGAATGTATGTCAGTCAAAACAGAAGTAAAAATGCCGAAACAAG GTTTGTGCACAAAGTGCGGATATATATCAAGTCAAACATTGTGCAAAGCCTGTGTATTGTTGGAAGGATTGAATCGTGGCTTGCCCAA GTTGGGTATTGGAAAAGTTCATCGCGGAAAA GGTAAAGCAATTTTGGACTTGGTCATCCAAGAAACGTTATCTAAGCAATCATCAATGGCCTCACTAACTAATTCGTCATCATCTCTTAATTCTACTGATTCAAGTGCTCCAAATAAAACCGGTTGTAGTAACCAGTGCGACCAGTGTGAATGTTCGACTGATGAAACAGCGAAGAAGATACAAAATATAGCTATTGATTTTTGA